A stretch of Rhodoferax potami DNA encodes these proteins:
- a CDS encoding phytanoyl-CoA dioxygenase family protein → MLTSEQKIRYAEDGYLILPDFKSKAEIAALRARAEAIVDAFDPAESRTIFTTNEQARKVDHYFLNSADRISCFFEEEAFDANGALRQAKALSINKIGHAMHDKDPVFEAFSHGPALAELAADLGLTQPQVWQSMYIFKQPGIGGEVGWHQDATFFDTTPISVTTFWFALEDATLSNGCLWTEPGGHRGPRGVLRERFEREGDTITMRKLDSTPWPASNVNAVPLEVQAGALVVFHGLLPHYSAPNRSAVSRHAYTLHVTDASTTYAASNWLQRSAADPVRGFVV, encoded by the coding sequence ATGCTTACCTCTGAACAGAAAATCCGCTACGCGGAAGACGGCTACCTGATCCTCCCCGACTTCAAATCCAAGGCCGAGATTGCAGCCCTGCGCGCGCGGGCAGAAGCCATCGTGGACGCCTTCGATCCGGCTGAGAGCCGCACCATTTTCACCACCAATGAGCAGGCGCGCAAGGTGGACCATTACTTTTTGAACTCGGCCGATCGCATCAGCTGCTTTTTTGAAGAAGAGGCGTTCGATGCAAACGGCGCCTTGCGACAGGCCAAGGCGCTCTCGATCAACAAAATCGGCCATGCGATGCACGACAAGGACCCGGTGTTCGAGGCCTTTTCGCATGGGCCTGCGTTGGCAGAGTTGGCGGCCGATCTCGGGCTGACCCAGCCGCAAGTCTGGCAGTCGATGTATATCTTCAAGCAACCCGGCATCGGTGGCGAAGTGGGTTGGCACCAGGATGCCACCTTTTTTGACACCACCCCCATCAGCGTGACCACCTTCTGGTTTGCCCTCGAAGACGCCACCTTGAGTAACGGCTGCCTCTGGACCGAGCCAGGCGGCCACCGGGGCCCCCGCGGCGTGTTGCGGGAGCGCTTCGAGCGCGAGGGCGACACCATCACCATGCGCAAGCTCGACAGCACCCCGTGGCCTGCCAGCAATGTCAACGCGGTGCCCCTGGAGGTTCAGGCTGGCGCTTTGGTGGTGTTCCATGGCTTGCTGCCGCACTACAGTGCACCGAATCGCTCTGCCGTGTCCCGCCATGCCTACACCCTGCATGTGACCGATGCGAGCACCACCTATGCCGCGAGTAACTGGCTGCAGCGCAGCGCAGCGGACCCGGTGCGGGGTTTTGTGGTTTGA
- the rocF gene encoding arginase, with translation MNHKISLIGAPTDIGAGSRGASMGPEALRVANITSVLQSHGLEVLDKGNLSGPSNPWQPPVNGYRHLPEVTAWNRSLHDAVYTELQDGRMPIVLGGDHCLGIGSISAVARHCRDTGKKLRVLWLDAHADFNTNTLTPSGNIHGMPVACLCGFGPQELIEIGGHVPAISPKWVRQIGIRSVDEGEKRFVHEQNIEVFDMRYIDEMGMRSAMELALALMDSNTHLHVSFDVDFLDPDIAPGVGTTVRGGPTYREAQLCMEMIADTGRMGSLDVFELNPALDERNRTAEVAVDLIESLFGKSTLMRK, from the coding sequence ATGAACCACAAGATCAGCCTGATAGGCGCACCTACCGACATCGGCGCGGGCAGCCGTGGCGCCAGCATGGGCCCGGAAGCCCTGCGCGTAGCCAACATCACCAGCGTGCTGCAAAGCCATGGCCTGGAAGTGCTGGACAAGGGCAACCTGAGCGGCCCGAGTAACCCGTGGCAACCCCCTGTCAATGGGTACCGCCATTTGCCTGAAGTGACCGCCTGGAACCGCAGCCTACATGACGCGGTCTACACCGAGTTGCAAGACGGGCGCATGCCCATCGTGCTGGGCGGGGACCACTGCCTGGGTATCGGCTCGATCAGCGCCGTGGCCCGCCACTGCCGCGACACCGGCAAAAAGCTGCGGGTGCTGTGGCTGGACGCCCATGCCGACTTCAACACCAACACGCTCACCCCGAGCGGCAACATCCATGGCATGCCCGTGGCCTGCCTTTGCGGCTTCGGCCCGCAGGAGTTGATCGAGATTGGCGGTCATGTGCCGGCGATCTCACCCAAGTGGGTACGCCAAATCGGTATCCGCAGTGTGGATGAAGGCGAAAAGCGCTTCGTGCATGAGCAGAACATAGAAGTGTTCGACATGCGCTACATCGACGAGATGGGCATGCGCTCCGCCATGGAGCTGGCCCTCGCCCTGATGGACAGCAACACCCACCTGCATGTGAGCTTTGATGTCGACTTTTTGGATCCGGATATCGCACCCGGCGTAGGTACCACCGTGCGGGGCGGCCCTACCTACCGCGAAGCGCAGCTCTGCATGGAAATGATTGCAGACACCGGGCGCATGGGCAGCCTTGATGTGTTCGAACTGAACCCCGCGCTCGATGAACGTAATCGCACCGCCGAAGTGGCGGTAGATTTGATCGAATCCCTGTTCGGGAAAAGTACCTTAATGCGAAAGTAG
- a CDS encoding methyl-accepting chemotaxis protein, translating to MTIAESRTSTEALAQLGDKVLLSAIVLSAVVSVALGLSFVDSGLAITATVLLLGLAFGVFAVARYTVLSRFVLAFVLVSFVALHIQLARGMEEMHFGVFVSLALFLTYRDWRVIVFGAVLYAIHHVVFDRLQAAGFGLYCITEPNFGRVVIHSVYVVIQSGVQSIMAINMARAGREGDELRVLVAQVNRENTIDLNVHDIPTATRGGTMLRETLARMDAAVSAVRRSTGSIDVACDEIATGNEDLSNRTEQTAANLQRTANTMSQLTGAMAQSAESARQANALAMTASTTAARGGEVVSEVVLTMQGINEASRKISDIIGVIDGIAFQTNILALNAAVEAARAGEQGRGFAVVASEVRSLAGRSAEAAKEIKTLISTSVDRVEQGTTLVDKAGETMTEVVSSIRRVTDIMGEISAASAAQSEGVNQVGEAVTQMDQATQQNAALVEEMAAAAGSLRQQAQDLVRTVAVFHT from the coding sequence ATGACCATCGCTGAAAGCCGGACCAGTACAGAAGCCCTTGCCCAGTTGGGCGACAAGGTGCTGCTGTCAGCCATCGTGTTGTCTGCGGTGGTGTCGGTCGCACTGGGCTTGTCTTTTGTAGACAGCGGGCTGGCCATTACCGCCACGGTGTTGCTGCTGGGGCTTGCCTTCGGGGTGTTTGCGGTGGCCCGATACACCGTGCTTAGCCGGTTTGTGCTGGCGTTTGTGTTGGTCTCTTTCGTGGCACTGCACATCCAACTCGCCAGGGGCATGGAGGAAATGCACTTCGGGGTGTTTGTCTCCTTGGCGCTCTTCTTGACTTACCGCGATTGGCGGGTCATTGTTTTTGGTGCCGTGCTTTACGCGATCCACCACGTGGTGTTTGACCGTTTGCAGGCGGCAGGTTTTGGTTTGTACTGCATCACCGAGCCCAACTTTGGCCGTGTCGTGATCCATTCGGTGTACGTGGTCATCCAGTCCGGCGTGCAATCCATCATGGCGATCAACATGGCGCGCGCAGGCCGGGAGGGCGACGAGTTGCGGGTGCTCGTGGCCCAGGTCAACCGGGAAAACACGATCGACCTCAATGTGCACGACATTCCGACCGCCACCCGCGGTGGCACCATGCTCCGTGAAACGCTGGCGCGCATGGATGCCGCAGTTTCGGCGGTGCGTCGCAGTACCGGCAGCATCGATGTAGCCTGTGACGAGATTGCGACGGGTAACGAAGACCTCAGCAACCGTACCGAGCAAACCGCCGCTAACTTGCAACGCACGGCTAACACGATGTCGCAGCTCACCGGCGCGATGGCCCAGTCGGCCGAAAGTGCCCGTCAGGCCAATGCACTCGCTATGACCGCCAGTACCACTGCGGCCCGCGGTGGCGAGGTGGTGAGCGAAGTGGTGCTCACCATGCAAGGTATCAATGAGGCGAGCCGCAAGATCAGCGACATCATCGGGGTCATTGATGGCATTGCCTTCCAGACCAATATTCTGGCGTTGAACGCCGCAGTCGAGGCGGCCCGCGCCGGTGAGCAAGGGCGTGGTTTCGCGGTGGTGGCCAGCGAGGTCCGGAGCCTGGCCGGCCGCTCTGCCGAGGCCGCCAAAGAAATCAAAACCCTGATCAGCACCAGCGTGGACCGTGTGGAGCAGGGTACTACCCTGGTCGACAAAGCCGGCGAAACCATGACCGAAGTGGTAAGCAGCATCCGCCGGGTGACAGACATCATGGGCGAGATCAGCGCCGCCAGCGCTGCGCAGTCCGAAGGCGTGAACCAGGTCGGCGAGGCTGTTACCCAGATGGACCAGGCCACCCAGCAAAACGCGGCTTTGGTCGAAGAAATGGCGGCTGCCGCCGGCAGCCTGCGCCAACAGGCCCAGGACTTGGTGCGCACCGTGGCGGTGTTTCACACATAG
- a CDS encoding methyl-accepting chemotaxis protein produces MQQSSWFSRLGVGSKLSLSLMAMVSVFVALLVISIGVTLVRVVESRASDEVAEKTKLIVSLVEATDSDLRSRTVTLAKTFDARLGAGFDLTGESIDIAGKPTPALALGGKPINMDFSVVDQFTEATGAVATIFAASGPDFVRVSTSLKNDKGERVVGTLLDRAHPGYKAVIEGGTYAGPATLFGRQYMTHYEPIKNTAGKVVGLAFVGMDFSNYLKQLKDTIRAMKIGETGYFYVLDARTGPNLGNLIVHPAQEGKNILDSKDSSGREFIKEILEQKNGSIRYPWKNAELGDSAAREKVVAFSHLKPLNWVIAGGAYVDEFTSEVRQIRNIFAAVGVGVVLLTAIVLFVMVKRLVSVPLQQVQLAASQIASGDLTVQIKAQSQDEIGRLVEAINQIGSGLAGVVSSVREGSESVANASSEIAQGNHDLSMRTEQQASALQQTASSMATLSSTVNHNVDNARQANQMAVNASDVALRGGKVMDQVVETMKGINQSSARIADIIGVIDGIAFQTNILALNAAVEAARAGEQGRGFAVVASEVRSLAGRSAEAAKEIKGLIDDSVGRVEQGTKLVNQAGETMTEVVASIRRVNDIMGEITAASSEQSAGVHQVSDAVNQMDQTTQQNAALVEQMAAAASSLRTQAGELVNTVAVFRTGNDAGHSSTRLLSH; encoded by the coding sequence ATGCAGCAAAGTTCCTGGTTTTCCCGCTTAGGCGTGGGTAGCAAGCTCTCTTTGAGCTTGATGGCAATGGTGAGCGTGTTTGTCGCCCTGCTCGTGATAAGCATCGGTGTGACCTTGGTCCGCGTGGTGGAGTCCCGTGCCAGCGATGAGGTCGCCGAGAAAACCAAACTCATCGTGTCTTTGGTCGAGGCCACCGACAGTGATTTGCGCAGCCGTACGGTCACTCTGGCCAAAACGTTTGACGCGCGGCTCGGTGCCGGGTTTGATTTGACCGGAGAGAGCATCGACATTGCCGGCAAACCCACGCCAGCATTGGCTCTGGGTGGCAAACCCATCAATATGGATTTCAGTGTGGTGGATCAATTCACCGAGGCCACCGGCGCGGTTGCGACCATCTTTGCGGCATCGGGCCCGGACTTTGTGCGGGTGAGCACTTCCCTGAAAAACGACAAGGGCGAACGTGTGGTGGGCACACTGCTTGACCGCGCCCACCCCGGCTACAAAGCCGTGATTGAAGGCGGGACCTATGCCGGACCGGCGACCCTGTTCGGCCGCCAGTACATGACGCACTATGAGCCGATCAAAAATACTGCCGGCAAAGTGGTTGGGTTGGCATTCGTGGGCATGGACTTCAGCAACTACCTGAAGCAACTCAAAGACACGATCCGCGCTATGAAGATCGGCGAGACCGGCTACTTCTATGTGCTGGACGCCCGCACGGGCCCCAATTTGGGCAACCTGATCGTGCACCCCGCCCAAGAGGGCAAAAACATCCTGGATTCCAAAGACTCCAGCGGGCGCGAATTCATCAAAGAGATCCTAGAGCAAAAGAACGGAAGCATCCGCTACCCCTGGAAGAACGCTGAACTCGGAGACTCTGCCGCGCGTGAGAAGGTGGTGGCCTTCAGCCACTTGAAGCCTCTCAACTGGGTGATCGCTGGCGGCGCCTATGTGGATGAGTTCACTTCTGAGGTGCGTCAGATCCGGAATATTTTTGCTGCGGTAGGCGTGGGCGTTGTGCTCTTGACGGCCATTGTGTTGTTTGTGATGGTGAAGCGACTGGTGTCGGTTCCATTGCAGCAGGTGCAGCTTGCCGCCAGCCAAATCGCCAGCGGCGACTTGACGGTGCAGATCAAGGCCCAGAGCCAGGATGAAATCGGGCGCCTGGTCGAAGCGATCAACCAGATCGGCTCTGGCCTGGCTGGTGTGGTGTCTTCGGTGCGCGAAGGCTCTGAGAGTGTGGCCAATGCCAGCTCCGAAATTGCCCAAGGCAACCACGACCTGTCGATGCGCACCGAGCAGCAAGCCAGCGCGCTGCAGCAGACTGCCAGCAGCATGGCCACCCTGAGCAGCACTGTGAACCACAACGTGGACAACGCGCGCCAAGCCAACCAGATGGCTGTGAACGCGTCAGACGTGGCCCTGCGCGGTGGCAAGGTGATGGACCAGGTGGTGGAGACCATGAAGGGCATCAACCAGTCCTCGGCACGGATTGCCGACATCATCGGTGTGATCGACGGCATTGCCTTCCAAACCAACATCCTGGCCTTGAATGCTGCAGTCGAGGCGGCGCGTGCGGGTGAGCAAGGCCGTGGCTTTGCGGTGGTGGCCAGCGAGGTGCGCTCACTGGCAGGCCGGAGTGCCGAGGCGGCCAAAGAGATCAAGGGCCTGATTGATGACAGCGTCGGCCGTGTGGAGCAGGGCACCAAGCTGGTGAACCAGGCGGGTGAGACCATGACCGAGGTGGTCGCGTCGATCCGGCGGGTGAATGACATCATGGGTGAGATCACGGCGGCGAGCTCCGAGCAGAGCGCCGGTGTGCACCAAGTGAGCGACGCGGTGAACCAGATGGACCAGACCACCCAACAGAACGCCGCACTGGTCGAGCAAATGGCTGCCGCAGCGAGCAGTTTGCGCACCCAGGCGGGCGAGCTGGTCAATACCGTAGCGGTGTTCCGGACCGGCAACGATGCCGGTCACTCGTCCACCCGCCTACTTTCGCATTAA
- a CDS encoding MBL fold metallo-hydrolase produces MPGNRSVPNRFSNSDPQVQLGNFPWYEMLWRTLRGDFKPLRAPDQGYAAFEAAWTVPVNHYALRQAPESPQVTWLGHVTVLLQVAGLNVLMDPTLAEFAGPGGRVGARRRVKAPLTPAQLPRIDLVLISHNHYDHLCDATIRGLLAAGQTPRFIVPKGLKAWFDQRGISRVQELDWWESLDVAEGIRVHFTPAQHWSRRTPWDTNASLWGGYCLEWQAAPAAPWRFLFPGDTGYSRDFQAIRQRIGRMDFVALPIGAYLPRDFMKPMHVNPADAVQMLLDLDAPLAMGVHWGTFMLTQEAFDQPPRDLAIALAERNLAPGHVWLMRHGETRAIPLPAADRIAA; encoded by the coding sequence ATGCCCGGCAACCGCTCTGTACCGAACCGCTTCTCCAACTCGGACCCACAGGTCCAGCTCGGTAATTTCCCTTGGTACGAGATGTTGTGGCGCACATTGCGCGGTGATTTCAAGCCGCTTCGCGCGCCAGACCAAGGCTATGCGGCTTTTGAAGCCGCATGGACCGTACCCGTAAACCACTATGCTTTGCGGCAAGCGCCGGAGTCACCACAGGTGACCTGGCTGGGGCATGTGACCGTGTTGCTGCAGGTCGCGGGGCTGAATGTCTTGATGGACCCTACGCTGGCAGAGTTTGCCGGCCCGGGGGGCCGGGTCGGTGCCCGCCGCCGTGTAAAGGCGCCGCTGACGCCCGCGCAGCTGCCCCGCATAGATCTGGTGTTGATCTCTCATAACCATTACGACCATTTGTGCGATGCCACGATCCGTGGCCTGCTGGCCGCCGGTCAGACGCCGCGCTTCATCGTGCCTAAGGGACTGAAAGCCTGGTTTGACCAGCGCGGCATTTCTCGGGTGCAAGAGCTGGACTGGTGGGAGTCGCTCGATGTGGCAGAGGGTATCCGGGTGCACTTCACGCCGGCCCAACACTGGAGCCGGCGCACTCCGTGGGACACCAATGCCTCGTTGTGGGGCGGCTATTGCCTGGAGTGGCAAGCAGCGCCCGCGGCACCTTGGCGGTTTTTGTTCCCCGGGGACACCGGCTACAGCCGTGACTTTCAAGCTATCCGCCAGCGGATCGGGCGTATGGATTTTGTGGCGCTCCCCATCGGGGCTTACCTGCCGCGCGACTTCATGAAGCCTATGCACGTGAATCCGGCCGATGCGGTGCAGATGCTGCTGGACCTGGACGCGCCCCTCGCCATGGGAGTGCATTGGGGCACCTTCATGCTGACCCAAGAGGCATTTGATCAACCCCCTCGCGACCTTGCGATCGCGCTGGCCGAGCGCAATCTCGCACCCGGGCACGTGTGGTTGATGCGGCATGGCGAGACCCGCGCCATACCGCTGCCAGCAGCCGACCGGATCGCCGCTTAA
- a CDS encoding asparaginase, which produces MNLTPLIQLTRGGTPECLHFGAVAVTNRLGQLTAFAGDPHLVTFTRSTLKALQALPFVEAGGPATFGFTQAENALLCASHNGEAMHVDAAVSMLGKSGNTYQTLRCGCHVPLLFTYFDKGAPEGATYTEAHNNCSGKHAGFVAYCVQHDLPLDDYTAPDHPLQQAIARDVARAVGMDVQDMPRGIDGCSAPNFAMPLSKLATGYARLASGAQDAEFGASFALLSEAMTAYPEMVSGTGRNDLDFMRVGRGDWVSKVGADGVQVVGSKSRGEAFALKIIDGNKPALFAASVEVLDQLGWLDDAQRAALKPWRAAEIRNARGLLVGERLPVFQLQTP; this is translated from the coding sequence TTGAACCTCACACCCCTGATCCAACTCACCCGCGGCGGCACTCCCGAGTGCCTGCATTTCGGCGCGGTCGCTGTGACCAACCGCCTCGGACAACTCACGGCCTTTGCCGGTGACCCGCACTTGGTGACCTTTACCCGGTCCACCCTCAAGGCGCTGCAAGCGCTGCCTTTTGTCGAAGCGGGTGGCCCCGCGACCTTTGGCTTCACCCAGGCTGAAAACGCCCTGCTCTGCGCCAGCCACAACGGCGAGGCCATGCACGTGGATGCCGCCGTCAGCATGTTGGGCAAATCGGGCAACACCTATCAGACCCTGCGCTGCGGCTGCCATGTGCCACTGCTGTTCACCTACTTTGACAAAGGCGCCCCCGAGGGCGCCACCTACACCGAAGCCCACAACAACTGCAGCGGCAAGCACGCCGGCTTTGTGGCCTATTGCGTGCAGCACGACTTGCCCTTGGACGACTACACCGCCCCCGACCATCCGCTGCAGCAAGCCATTGCCCGTGATGTTGCCCGCGCCGTCGGCATGGACGTGCAAGACATGCCGCGCGGCATTGACGGATGCTCTGCACCCAACTTTGCCATGCCCTTGTCCAAGCTCGCGACCGGCTATGCGCGCCTGGCCAGTGGCGCGCAGGATGCGGAGTTCGGCGCCAGCTTTGCACTCTTGAGCGAGGCTATGACCGCCTACCCCGAGATGGTGAGCGGCACAGGGCGTAACGACCTGGACTTCATGCGCGTGGGCCGGGGCGACTGGGTCAGCAAGGTCGGTGCCGACGGTGTGCAGGTGGTCGGCAGCAAAAGCCGTGGCGAGGCTTTTGCCCTCAAGATCATTGACGGCAACAAACCCGCCCTGTTTGCCGCCAGCGTCGAGGTGCTAGACCAACTGGGTTGGCTGGATGATGCGCAACGCGCCGCACTGAAGCCCTGGCGCGCTGCCGAAATCCGCAACGCACGCGGCCTGCTGGTTGGCGAGCGACTTCCCGTATTCCAGTTACAAACACCATGA